The Naumovozyma dairenensis CBS 421 chromosome 2, complete genome genome segment TCTGAAGAGTATGTAAGAAGTGCTCAATGTTGTGAGAGGcttcttctattttttgCAAATTACAAATGATATATACCGATTGTGGTATCCAAGATGAGATACCACGTTATCATAGGCAGCTTTTTTAGAAGAGTTTTAGGAAAGATTTGGTTTAACTGTTAAGGAGGTAACTTATTCAagattaatattatatatatatatatatatatattgataattattaattccttattataatattttttaaagaaataaagtAGCTCAATAGAAGCCGTCAATAACAAGTACTAACTGTTGATAATCTAAGTGTAGAGACAGTAAATAGTTGTTGGAAaatggaatatatttacCAGATATGTCCCTGTAAGGACAGTCTGCTCCTCTCCCTCTTATAGGTGAAAGTACTATCTAATTATGTAAAATGTATATGGAACAAAAATCCTCGCTTATATACTTGTGAAATTTAACAGCACATTACATCACAACGGGTTGTACGACATGATTTAATAGGTGTATTAAGTTCCAAGAAGAATCTCCAATATAGCTTCGTTAATCTACCAAACGAGTCTAAacaataattattatacattatatttttctacTTCAACAAGTTAAAAAACTACAAGTTTGTCGagctttcaatttcataatCACTAAGATACACTGAAggttaatttttttgattaatAAGAACTACTACTAATGTTGTTCTTGAGTATGACATGGCGCCGCTGAGTAAGGTCCGCTTAGTCAAGTGACACGCTTAGGTAACGGAGAGATACAAATAGCTTATGTAAATGATTTCTCAGCATAATACACATTATTGAGTTAAACATCGAGGTTTGGTGCTGTATAAAAGCCACATTGGTTTCTATGTTTATTCTATTTCTCTTGGTTTTTGcagtttattatttatgttttataaaaataacaaatatatcaataataaacacCACACCACTCTAttaaaactaaaaaaatgTCCACTACTGAAACTACTTTTTTCGAAGAAACTATTTCTAAAACCCACGCAATATATAAGCCAGAGAGGGCAGATATTGGTTATATTTATCTGCAGGCTGCCCATATGCTCAACGTATCTGGATCACAAgatcattaaaaaattaactgACGTTATTGGTGTCAGCGTTGTTCACTGGAAATTGGATAAGAAAACAGGTTGGAAACTTTTGAATGCAGGAGAAACTAAATTAGGAGAAAACGCCTTTAAGATTGATGGTGGTATCTTGAGCTCTCAGGATGACACCTCATCTCCCTTAGGTGATCTAGATGAGTCTAGTAACAGATTATTCAAGGATGGTACGTTTGACCCTCATTACGGCGTCACACAAATTAAGgaattatatgatatgaCAGATAAACAGTATAAAGGTGAATATTTCTGGCCTATTTTATGGGATTTGAAGACGAAAACCATTGTTAACAACAATTGGGACCAAATTGATGCCATCTTAAACAGTGCgtttaatgattttgatgaGACAAAGGGAACTGTTGACATTTTTCCAGAGACTCTATCATctcaaattgaaaaatataatgagTGGTTGTTTCCTCATATCATTGACGGAGTTTATAATGTCGGGTTGGCAGAAAAACAGTCAGTTTATGAAACCAACTTGATTAActtttttaaagatatggacaaaattgaaaataaattgagGGAAGTGCATGATACATTGGCCAAGGAATATGGTGCTTCAAATGAGGAAGAGATTTTGAAGAGATTCTTCCTGTTCGGTGGCCAAATTACTGAAAGTGATATCAGACTATTCGTTACCATGATTCGATTCGATTCGATTTATGCAGTTCACTTCAAATTAAACTATAGATTGGTTAGAAGTGACTACTATTATATCCATTTATGGATGAGGAATTTATATTGGAATTATCCAGCATTTGGCCACACCACAGACTTTAACCATATTAAACTCTTGTATACACATGGAATGAGAAACATTAATCCAAACGGTATTGTGCCATTAGGTCCTGaatatgatattttgaagttATGAGGTATCACCATAAATAATTATGTACAAGAATTTATATTATGTAAGAAAAAATACTCTTTCCTCTAGTAAGAATGCTGATGGCAGCTTTGTAAGCTAATTAATGTCGTATTTCATACTTGAGAATCGTTTAATGAGTTAAATGGAAGTAATAAAACTAAAGAATAAGTGAAAGCCAACTTGTGTCACCAGCGCTTTGAAATGGATAGCCCTGACAACAAAGTGGTAAAGCTAAATAGAACATAGGTGAGGGTATAATGTGAATATTGAAGCTTCAGTTGTCAACAGCAACTTTATTTCAGGAAAGCATGAATTAAGGAAGGCCAAAATCGTATGGCTTTTGATCATACACCTAGAAATTGGTAAATCACTTTTTTTGGTAAGATGGTCTGGCGCAATTTTTTATGTTTATCTGCCAAAGtcaaaaaagaacaagGTCAAAAGTCTACGTAAGTACAACATCCTCCAAAAAAGGGATAAACAaccaaatttttatttttgccACACAG includes the following:
- the NDAI0B01870 gene encoding uncharacterized protein — translated: MFYKNNKYINNKHHTTLLKLKKCPLLKLLFSKKLFLKPTQYISQRGQILVIFICRLPICSTYLDHKIIKKLTDVIGVSVVHWKLDKKTGWKLLNAGETKLGENAFKIDGGILSSQDDTSSPLGDLDESSNRLFKDGTFDPHYGVTQIKELYDMTDKQYKGEYFWPILWDLKTKTIVNNNWDQIDAILNSAFNDFDETKGTVDIFPETLSSQIEKYNEWLFPHIIDGVYNVGLAEKQSVYETNLINFFKDMDKIENKLREVHDTLAKEYGASNEEEILKRFFLFGGQITESDIRLFVTMIRFDSIYAVHFKLNYRLVRSDYYYIHLWMRNLYWNYPAFGHTTDFNHIKLLYTHGMRNINPNGIVPLGPEYDILKL